In Rosa chinensis cultivar Old Blush chromosome 1, RchiOBHm-V2, whole genome shotgun sequence, a genomic segment contains:
- the LOC112173789 gene encoding G-type lectin S-receptor-like serine/threonine-protein kinase At1g61500: MPLMDARTRSVCALNGSMFFFLLIFLFSLLPSHYHCADVDEITPSQPLAQGQTLVSPGHIFELGFFSPNNSANKYVGIWHKDISPRKVVWVANRENPLAATDTSASLTVSSKGNLKLVDGKQKSIWSTNVTFLVSSLDNSSVAAVLLDNGNLVVNDHLGAELWQSFDHPGDTVLPNMVLRYDKSGKGNFLSSWRAENDPSPGRFLIGLAPQTPSQVFIWINNGSNDSHSVPYWRSGPWDKSSFIGVPEMDHRYINGFSVDDNLKQGTQDFSYSLYDKPVAYIYISPEGIVRLTFSKNDGKWYVYWQTPKNACDIYGACGPFGVCKASASPICKCLKGFVPKSSAQWSKGNWTGGCVRQTKLFCERQTNKSVSSSGKQVDDDGFWKMMKLKIPDSHEFLTAFNAEETSNDCKLRCLNNCSCLAYAFVNNIGCLVWSKDLIDIQQFSASVGVDLYIRLARSELGEGKPIKLIASLTAIGFVSILVAVVFGFYRRQANQKRQIKQTTENFKSTGMIKSSRDGLREYIGKHDPSELKIYDFDSILIATNNFSLANKLGQGGFGPVYKGMLHDRKEVAVKRLSSSSGQGIEEFKNEMLLISNLQHKNLVRIMGCCIKEDEKLLIYEFMPNKSLDTFLFDTRKRAVLDWVTRFNIIQGIARGLLYLHHDSYVKVIHRDLKVSNILLDEKMNPKISDFGLARIVEGTQNLENTQKVVGTRGYMSPEYAMGGMFSEKSDVYSFGVLMLEIISSKKNTSFSLYDQQIGFLAYAWNLWNEGKGLELVDEILGDSYSSLEVLKCIHIGLLCVQDNAVDRPTMADIALMLSSEKDGPQPKQPVFSIQNSAHYPQPHSENTNSSKNEASITMIEGR, from the exons ATGCCATTAATGGATGCTAGAACCAGAAGCGTCTGTGCTTTAAATGGCTCCATGTTCTTcttccttttgattttcttattcAGCTTGCTTCCATCCCATTATCATTGCGCTGACGTTGATGAGATAACTCCTTCGCAACCATTAGCGCAAGGGCAGACTCTAGTTTCCCCTGGCCACATTTTTGAGTTGGGCTTCTTCAGTCCTAATAACTCTGCTAACAAGTATGTGGGGATATGGCACAAGGATATATCTCCGCGAAAAGTTGTATGGGTGGCCAACAGAGAAAATCCTCTCGCAGCTACAGACACCTCGGCGAGCTTGACTGTTAGCAGCAAAGGAAATCTGAAGCTTGTTGATGGGAAACAGAAGTCTATTTGGTCTACCAATGTTACTTttttggtgtcatcattggataaTAGTTCAGTTGCTGCAGTTCTTTTAGACAATGGAAACTTAGTTGTCAATGATCATCTGGGAGCTGAGTTATGGCAGAGCTTTGATCATCCTGGTGACACAGTCCTGCCAAACATGGTTTTGCGTTATGATAAGTCTGGAAAGGGGAACTTCTTGAGTTCTTGGAGAGCAGAGAATGATCCATCACCAGGGAGATTCTTGATTGGATTGGCTCCACAGACGCCGTCACAAGTGTTCATTTGGATCAATAATGGATCAAATGATTCACATTCAGTTCCTTACTGGAGAAGTGGACCATGGGATAAGTCAAGCTTCATTGGTGTACCAGAAATGGATCATCGATATATAAATGGATTTAGTGTAGATGATAACTTAAAGCAGGGCACGCAGGATTTTTCTTATAGTTTATATGACAAACCTGTGGCATACATATACATATCTCCAGAAGGAATAGTGAGGCTTACATTTTCCAAGAATGATGGGAAGTGGTATGTTTATTGGCAGACACCTAAGAATGCATGTGACATTTATGGAGCTTGTGGACCTTTTGGAGTTTGCAAAGCTTCTGCATCTCCAATCTGTAAGTGTTTGAAAGGTTTTGTACCGAAGTCAAGCGCGCAATGGAGCAAAGGAAACTGGACAGGAGGGTGTGTGAGGCAGACCAAATTGTTTTGTGAGAGACAAACAAATAAGTCAGTCTCATCAAGCGGAAAACAAGTTGATGATGATGGGTTTTGGAAGATGATGAAGTTGAAAATACCAGATTCTCATGAGTTCCTTACTGCTTTCAATGCCGAAGAAACGTCCAACGACTGCAAATTACGGTGCCTAAACAACTGTTCTTGCCTTGCTTATGCATTTGTTAATAATATAGGGTGTTTGGTGTGGTCCAAAGATCTTATTGATATACAGCAGTTTTCGGCATCTGTCGGAGTAGATCTTTATATTCGCCTAGCACGCTCCGAACTAG gTGAAGGAAAGCCAATAAAGTTAATCGCCAGCCTTACAGCTATTGGTTTTGTGAGTATCCTGGTAGCCGTAGTATTCGGATTTTACAGGAGGCAAGCTAACCAGAAGA GACAGATCAAACAAACAACAGAGAACTTTAAATCGACTGGTATGATTAAGAGTTCAAGAGATGGTCTCCGAGAATATATAGGAAAGCATGATCCCTCAGAGCTAAAGATATATGATTTTGACAGCATACTAATTGCTACAAACAATTTCAGTCTCGCAAACAAACTTGGGCAAGGAGGATTTGGCCCAGTTTATAAG GGTATGCTACATGATAGGAAGGAAGTAGCTGTAAAGAGACTATCTAGTAGCTCAGGACAAGGcattgaagagttcaagaacGAGATGCTGTTGATCTCCAATCTTCAACATAAAAATCTAGTTAGGATCATGGGTTGCTGCATTAAAGAGGATGAGAAGTTACTGATTTATGAGTTCATGCCGAACAAAAGCTTGGATACTTTTCTATTCG ATACGAGGAAGAGAGCCGTGCTTGATTGGGTGACACGCTTTAATATTATTCAGGGTATTGCTAGAGGGCTTCTTTATCTTCATCATGATTCGTATGTGAAGGTAATACATAGAGATCTGAAAGTCAGCAACATTCTCTTAGATGAGAAAATGAAtccaaaaatttcagattttggattGGCACGCATAGTTGAAGGAACACAAAATCTAGAAAATACTCAAAAAGTTGTGGGAACACG TGGCTACATGTCTCCAGAGTATGCCATGGGGGGGATGTTTTCTGAAAAATCCGATGTCTACAGCTTCGGGGTTTTGATGTTGGAGATTATTAGCAGCAAGAAGAATACCAGCTTCTCTTTATATGACCAACAGATTGGCTTTCTGGCCTAT GCATGGAACTTGTGGAATGAAGGCAAGGGGTTGGAGTTGGTAGATGAAATATTGGGCGATTCATATTCCTCATTGGAAGTACTAAAATGCATCCATATCGGGCTTCTGTGTGTACAAGACAATGCTGTGGATAGGCCAACCATGGCAGATATAGCTTTGATGTTAAGTAGTGAGAAAGATGGTCCACAACCTAAACAGCCTGTATTCAGTATCCAAAACTCAGCTCATTATCCTCAACCACACTCTGAGAATACAAATTCCTCCAAAAATGAAGCTAGCATTACAATGATTGAAGGACGATAA